One window of Siniperca chuatsi isolate FFG_IHB_CAS linkage group LG19, ASM2008510v1, whole genome shotgun sequence genomic DNA carries:
- the scrib gene encoding protein scribble homolog isoform X9, with product MLKCIPLWRCNRHVESVDKRHCNLQTVPDEVFRYSRSLEELLLDANQLKELPKPFFRLLNLRKLGLSDNEIQRLPPEVANFMQLVELDISRNDIPEIPESIKFCRALEIADFSGNPLSRLPDGFTQLRALAHLALNDVSLQTLPNDIGNLANLVTLELRENLLKSLPTSLSFLVKLEQLDLGSNELDVLPDTLGALPNLRELWLDRNQLSSLPPELGNLRRLVCLDVSENRLEELPSELKGLLALTDLLLTQNLLEVVPDSIGCLKQLSILKVDQNRLTHLTDSIGECENLTELVLTENLLQSLPRSLGKLKKLTNLNVDRNRLGSVPKELGGCASLNVLSLRDNCLGKLPAELADATELHVLDVAGNRLQNLPFALTNLNLKAMWLAENQSQPMLKFQTEDDERTGEKVLTCYLLPQQPSSSLENLLQNSVDDSWTDSNLNRVSVIQFQEETKAEEEDDEAAAERRGLQRRATPHPSELKVMKKVIEERRNEAYTSRPDGEESPDPQEKRLSDLSNQSRDSQVSNSTLSATSHEDRQNVTAASQREDLVDGHSPLEEEELDEMEVEYIEPTVHFAEEPIFRGGDEDDEEDGEDGERSDEEDERPAFPAEKQRLIRKDTPHYKKHFKITKLPKPEAVAALLQGFSPDGLNSATQAAEDEDEEEQSVCTPQHHHRMEELEDSRLQVNSSQVKGVSFDQVNNLLIEPARIEEEEHTLTIQRQTGGLGISIAGGKGSTPYKGDDEGIFISRVSEEGPAARAGVKVGDKLLEVNGVDLHEAEHHTAVEALRSSGATVSMTVLRERMVEPENAITTTPLRPEDDYFPRERRSSGLAFNLETTPSGPQQRLSTCLIRNDKGLGFSIAGGKGSTPYRTGDTGIYISRIAEGGAAHRDSTLRVGDRVISINGVDMTEARHDQAVALLTGTSPTIALLVERDPNAPGGSPGQSRARAHSPPPPEPSDSPDQEEDGLSLHGNHLSQMEDEYPIEEVTLMKSGGPLGLSIVGGSDHASHPFGVNEPGVFISKVIPHGLACQSGLRVGDRILEVNTIDLRHATHQEAVRALLANKQEIRMLVRRDPSPPGMQEIVIQKQPGEKLGISIRGGAKGHAGNPFDATDEGIFISKVSSSGAAARDGRLQVGMRILEVNNHSLLGMTHTEAVRVLRAVGDSLVMLVCDGFDPRKETAVEASPGIIANPFATGIVRKNSMESISSIDRDLSPEEMDIMQKESEMVRETSQWEREEMEKVERMRLEREEATRLLEEETENIGTGPLKLDYKTLAALPTTSLQKLNRFSTSLSLTAPMEAPLQAQYGAPLEPLGFGLGHPTKPLSHMDPESSPSLNTEHLPQSEHTNYLHGSQFSPNETSTTDSAGSSTTINSSTFVAEEEECMVDSQPICFKENPFLVANRKGKGRPPAEQILSGPPVGYGKQGQLQPWLFSKAPPSDFTRTDSPIRETPYSPTIQPPSHHSSNSSLCAGRETRFANVHYTSTPTARDDISSSTRPGAIQPVGRVRQSNSPATVDGHSPNPFQHGPSPFNSQTSPRAPSPTSPDEFPMNVKQAYKAFAAVPRSLAVLEPPQDLYGVRNNFHPKQPSPEPELNNEVFDDDIDGQEGAVKGLTSKVSPRREYMSLAAVPRLSRISTDLQSPSPSGKDSPEQRSFRDRQKYFEIDVKQQTPDKPKPRVSLVGEDDLKKMREEEERKFEQRAREYLLDEDDDDEEEDLAKQVAQMKASGKVLLDGVEYNVEPVSTPSQHCATPPSYCGSSGPSSVDGKGDSQRNSLEDSFRLEQRPNSMTGLIPVYPGETAAPIRTAKAERRHQERLRMQSPELAVAPDKDLSPAEKRALEAEKRAMWRAARPYGLEEDVRQYEQDLAKRLYQARVRASQGTAEAPQPPTSSCTSSSAASQLRMKSLEQDALKAQMVISKSRDGKKRGTLDQLTESPSPAPTPSPTPMEELSLRGLTSPGRLSLSSKKFDYRQFAAIPSSKPVYDIQSPDTGDDMQFINDSSSNPGDYLG from the exons CTGGGCAGCAATGAACTGGATGTTTTG CCGGACACCCTCGGTGCTCTCCCCAACCTGAGGGAGCTATGGCTAGACCGTAACCAGTTGTCCTCATTACCACCA gagCTAGGGAACCTCCGGAGACTGGTGTGTCTGGATGTGTCCGAGAATCGTCTGGAGGAGCTTCCCTCAGAGCTAAAAGGCCTCCTGGCTCTCACTGACCTGCTGCTCACACAGAACCTGCTGGAGGTCGTCCCAGACAGCATAG GCTGCCTGAAACAGCTGTCCATCTTGAAGGTGGACCAGAATAGACTGACCCACCTGACTGATTCAATAGGAGAGTGTGAAAACCTCACAGAACTCGTCTTGACAGAGAACCTTTTACAG TCACTTCCTCGCTCGCTGGGCAAGCTGAAGAAGCTGACCAACCTGAATGTAGACCGCAACCGTTTGGGCAGCGTTCCCAAAGAGCTGGGCGGCTGTGCCAGCCTCAACGTTCTCTCATTGAGAGACAACTGCCTGGGCAAACTGCCTGCTGAGCTTGCAGATGCCACTGAGCTGCATGTGCTGGATGTGGCTGGAAACAG ATTACAAAACCTGCCTTTTGCCCTGACAAACCTCAATCTGAAGGCCATGTGGCTTGCAGAGAACCAGTCACAGCCAATGCTCAAGTTCCAGACAGAGGATGACGAGCGCACAGGAGAGAAGGTGTTGACCTGCTATTTGCTGCCCCAGCAGCCTTCTTCGAGCCTAG AGAACTTACTGCAGAACAGTGTGGATGACAGCTGGACAGACAGCAACCTGAACCGAGTCTCAGTCATTCAGTTCCAGGAAGAGACcaaggctgaggaggaggatgatgaggcTGCTGCAGAGCGCAGA ggtCTTCAGCGCAGAGCCACGCCGCACCCAAGTGAGCTGAAGGTGATGAAGAAGGTGAttgaggagaggaggaatgaagCTTACACATCTAGACCTGATGGAGAAGAGTCTCCTGATCCACAG GAGAAGCGGCTCAGTGACCTCTCCAATCAGAGCCGTGACTCCCAGGTGTCCAATAGCACACTGTCGGCCACCTCTCATGAGGACAGGCAAAATGTGACTGCAGCCTCGCAGAGGGAGGACCTTGTAGACGGCCACTCCCctctggaggaggaagagctggATGAAATGGAGGTGGAGTACATTGAG CCTACTGTGCACTTTGCAGAGGAGCCCATCTTCCGTGGTGGGGATGAGGATGACGAGGAGGACGGTGAAGATGGTGAGAGGAGTGACGAGGAAGACGAGAGGCCGGCTTTCCCCGCAGAGAAGCAGCGTCTGATCAGAAAAGACACGCCACACTACAAGAAGCACTTCAAGATCACCAAGCTGCCCAAGCCCGAGGCCGTGGCTGCGCTGCTGCAGGGCTTCAGTCCTGACGGCCTCAACTCTGCGACACAGGCTGCTGAGGACGAGGATGAGGAAGAGCAAAGTGTATGCACTCCTCAGCACCATCACAGAATGGAGGAGCTTGAGGACAGCCGGCTCCAGGTCAACTCCAGTCAAGTAAAG GGGGTGTCATTTGATCAAGTCAATAATCTGCTGATTGAACCTGCTCGAATTGAGGAGGAAGAG CACACCTTGACCATCCAGCGACAAACGGGCGGCCTAGGTATCAGCATTGCTGGGGGGAAAGGATCTACTCCTTACAAAGGAGATGACGAG GGAATCTTCATCTCCAGGGTATCTGAGGAAGGTCCTGCAGCCAGAGCAGGGGTTAAAGTGGGAGACAAACTCCTAGAG GTGAATGGAGTGGACCTCCATGAAGCAGAACATCACACAGCAGTTGAAGCTCTTCGTAGCTCTGGTGCTACAGTGTCCATGACGGTGCTGCGGGAGCGTATGGTGGAGCCAGAGAACGCCATCACCACCACGCCACTGAGGCCAGAGGACGACTACTTCCCGCGGGAGAGACGGAGCAGTGGCCTAGCCTTCAACTTGGAGACGACTCCCAGCGGGCCTCAACAGCGGCTCTCCACCTGCCTGATCCGAAACGACAAGGGACTGGGATTCAGCATCGCAGGCGGCAAAGGCTCCACGCCCTACCGCACAGGAGACACG GGAATCTACATCTCTCGCATCGCAGAAGGGGGAGCagcacacagagacagcacaCTGCGAGTAGGCGACAGGGTGATCTCT ATCAATGGTGTAGACATGACAGAGGCCAGGCATGACCAGGCAGTAGCGCTCCTTACCGGCACCTCCCCCACCATCGCCCTCCTAGTGGAGCGAGACCCGAATGCACCAGGGGGTTCTCCAGGTCAATCCCGGGCTCGAGCCCACTCCCCTCCACCCCCAGAACCCTCAGATTCACCAGACCAGGAGGAGGACGGCCTTTCCCTTCACGGGAACCACCTGAGCCAAATGGAGGACGAGTATCCCATCGAG GAAGTGACCCTGATGAAGTCAGGTGGCCCTCTAGGCCTGAGCATTGTGGGAGGCAGTGATCATGCCAGTCACCCATTCGGGGTCAATGAACCTGGGGTGTTCATCTCGAAG GTGATTCCTCACGGTTTAGCATGTCAAAGTGGACTTCGTGTTGGGGACCGCATATTAGAAGTGAACACCATCGACCTGCGTCATGCCACTCACCAGGAAGCTGTGCGAGCCCTGCTGGCCAACAAGCAGGAGATCCGTATGTTGGTACGGAGGGACCCTTCACCGCCTGGGATGCAG GAAATTGTGATCCAGAAGCAGCCAGGGGAGAAGCTTGGCATCAGTATTCGTGGAGGGGCCAAGGGTCATGCAGGAAACCCCTTTGACGCCACAGATGAAGGCATCTTCATTTCTAAG GTGAGTTCGAGCGGTGCAGCAGCAAGAGACGGCCGACTGCAGGTTGGCATGCGTATTCTGGAGGTGAACAACCACAGCCTGCTGGGGATGACACACACGGAGGCAGTGCGAGTGCTCCGTGCTGTAGGAGACTCCCTGGTCATGCTGGTTTGTGACGGCTTCGACCCACGAAAAGAGACTGCTGTGGAG GCGTCTCCTGGCATCATTGCCAACCCATTCGCAACAGGCATCGTCCGTAAGAACAGCATGGAAAGCATCTCTTCTATAGACCGAGACCTGAGCCCAGAGGAGATGGACATCATGCAGAAG GAGTCTGAGATGGTGAGAGAGACGTCACAGTGGGAGCGAGAAGAGATGGAGAAGGTG GAGCGTATGCGCTTGGAGCGTGAGGAGGCAACTCGCCTGCTAGAAGAGGAGACTGAG aACATTGGCACTGGACCTCTAAAACTTGACTACAAAACCCTAGCTGCTCTGCCCACCACCAGTCTGCAGAAACTCAACAGG TTCTCTACTTCTCTAAGTCTGACTGCTCCCATGGAGGCCCCCCTGCAGGCCCAGTACGGAGCCCCTTTAGAGCCTCTGGGCTTCGGCTTAGGCCACCCCACTAAACCCCTCAGCCACATGGACCCCGAGTCCTCCCCCAGTCTGAACACAGAGCATCTGCCCCAGTCTGAACACACCAATTATCTTCATGGATCCCAGTTCTCCCCTAATGAGACCTCTACTACTGATAGTGCTGGCTCATCAACAACCATTAATTCATCAACATTTGTAGCTGAAGAAGAGGAATGCATGGTGGACTCTCAGCCGATCTGCTTTAAAGAGAACCCTTTCTTGGTGGCCAATCGCAAAGGAAAGGGCCGTCCACCTGCAGAGCAGATCCTGTCAGGGCCTCCTGTGGGCTACGGGAAGCAAGGCCAACTGCAGCCCTGGTTGTTCAGCAAG GCACCCCCTTCTGATTTCACCAGGACGGACAGCCCAATCAGGGAAACACCGTATTCTCCCACCATCCAACCG CCCAGCCACCACTCTTCCAACAGCTCCCTGTGTGCAGGCAGGGAGACCCGCTTC GCCAACGTTCATTACACCTCAACTCCTACTGCCAGGGATGATATTTCATCATCA ACGCGACCGGGTGCCATCCAGCCAGTTGGGCGTGTGCGGCAGAGTAACTCCCCCGCCACTGTGGATGGCCACAGTCCCAACCCCTTCCAGCATGGCCCCTCCCCCTTCAACTCCCAGACCTCT CCTCGCGCCCCCTCCCCTACCTCGCCTGACGAGTTCCCCATGAATGTCAAGCAGGCATACAAGGCATTTGCCGCCGTGCCTCGCTCATTGGCAGTGCTGGAGCCGCCGCAG GACCTGTATGGTGTGAGGAACAATTTCCACCCAAAGCAACCTTCTCCAGAG CCTGAGTTGAACAACGAGGTGTTTGATGATGACATAGACGGTCAGGAGGGAGCTGTTAAGGGTCTGACCAGCAAGGTCTCCCCCCGTCGGGAGTATATGAGCCTGGCAGCAGTGCCTCGCCTCTCCAGGATTTCCACGGACCTGCAG AGTCCTTCTCCTAGTGGTAAGGACAGCCCAGAGCAGCGCTCTTTCAGGGACAGACAGAAGTATTTTGAGATTGACGTGAAGCAGCAAACACCAGACAAACCCAAACCTCGAGTCTCTCTTGTTGGAGAAGATGACCTCAAGAAaatgagggaggaggaag AGAGGAAGTTTGAGCAGCGGGCGCGGGAGTACCTGCTGGATGAAGATGACGACGACGAGGAGGAGGACCTGGCTAAACAGGTGGCGCAGATGAAGGCCTCTGGCAAAGTGTTGTTGGATGGAGTGGAGTACAACGTGGAGCCAGTATCCACCCCATCCCAGCACTGCGCCACACCACCAAGCTACTGTGGCAGCTCAGG gccTTCCTCTGTTGATGGTAAGGGAGACTCTCAGAGGAATTCATTGGAGGACAGCTTCAGGCTGGAGCAGAGGCCCAACTCCATGACTGG TCTGATCCCAGTGTACCCCGGGGAGACGGCGGCCCCCATCCGCACTGCCAAAGCAGAGCGAAGACACCAAGAGAGACTTCGTATGCAGAGCCCTGAGCTGGCTGTGGCCCCTGACAAGGACCTGTCCCCTGCTGAGAAACGAGCTCTGGAGGCCGAGAAGAGAGCCATGTGGAGGGCAGCACG GCCCTATGGCCTAGAGGAGGATGTTAGGCAGTATGAGCAGGACCTGGCTAAGAGGCTCTACCAGGCCCGAGTGAGGGCATCTCAGGGCACAGCAGAGGCCCCCCAgccccccacctcctcctgtacctcctcctctgcagcctCCCAGCTCAG AATGAAGTCTCTGGAGCAGGATGCACTGAAAGCACAGATGGTCATCTCCAAGTCTCGGGACGGGAAGAAACGTGGCACACTAGACCAACTGACGGAGTCACCCTCGCCCGCCCCCACACCTTCTCCAACACCTATGGAAG AACTCAGTCTTCGAGGACTAACCTCTCCAGGCAGGCTG TCCCTGTCGTCAAAGAAGTTTGACTACCGACAGTTTGCTGCCATTCCTTCTTCCAAACCCGTATACGACATCCAG TCCCCTGACACAGGCGATGACATGCAGTTCATCAACGACAGCTCCAGCAACCCAG GTGACTACCTGGGATAA
- the scrib gene encoding protein scribble homolog isoform X15, translated as MLKCIPLWRCNRHVESVDKRHCNLQTVPDEVFRYSRSLEELLLDANQLKELPKPFFRLLNLRKLGLSDNEIQRLPPEVANFMQLVELDISRNDIPEIPESIKFCRALEIADFSGNPLSRLPDGFTQLRALAHLALNDVSLQTLPNDIGNLANLVTLELRENLLKSLPTSLSFLVKLEQLDLGSNELDVLPDTLGALPNLRELWLDRNQLSSLPPELGNLRRLVCLDVSENRLEELPSELKGLLALTDLLLTQNLLEVVPDSIGCLKQLSILKVDQNRLTHLTDSIGECENLTELVLTENLLQSLPRSLGKLKKLTNLNVDRNRLGSVPKELGGCASLNVLSLRDNCLGKLPAELADATELHVLDVAGNRLQNLPFALTNLNLKAMWLAENQSQPMLKFQTEDDERTGEKVLTCYLLPQQPSSSLENLLQNSVDDSWTDSNLNRVSVIQFQEETKAEEEDDEAAAERRGLQRRATPHPSELKVMKKVIEERRNEAYTSRPDGEESPDPQEKRLSDLSNQSRDSQVSNSTLSATSHEDRQNVTAASQREDLVDGHSPLEEEELDEMEVEYIEPTVHFAEEPIFRGGDEDDEEDGEDGERSDEEDERPAFPAEKQRLIRKDTPHYKKHFKITKLPKPEAVAALLQGFSPDGLNSATQAAEDEDEEEQSVCTPQHHHRMEELEDSRLQVNSSQVKGVSFDQVNNLLIEPARIEEEEHTLTIQRQTGGLGISIAGGKGSTPYKGDDEGIFISRVSEEGPAARAGVKVGDKLLEVNGVDLHEAEHHTAVEALRSSGATVSMTVLRERMVEPENAITTTPLRPEDDYFPRERRSSGLAFNLETTPSGPQQRLSTCLIRNDKGLGFSIAGGKGSTPYRTGDTGIYISRIAEGGAAHRDSTLRVGDRVISINGVDMTEARHDQAVALLTGTSPTIALLVERDPNAPGGSPGQSRARAHSPPPPEPSDSPDQEEDGLSLHGNHLSQMEDEYPIEEVTLMKSGGPLGLSIVGGSDHASHPFGVNEPGVFISKVIPHGLACQSGLRVGDRILEVNTIDLRHATHQEAVRALLANKQEIRMLVRRDPSPPGMQEIVIQKQPGEKLGISIRGGAKGHAGNPFDATDEGIFISKVSSSGAAARDGRLQVGMRILEVNNHSLLGMTHTEAVRVLRAVGDSLVMLVCDGFDPRKETAVEASPGIIANPFATGIVRKNSMESISSIDRDLSPEEMDIMQKESEMVRETSQWEREEMEKVERMRLEREEATRLLEEETENIGTGPLKLDYKTLAALPTTSLQKLNRFSTSLSLTAPMEAPLQAQYGAPLEPLGFGLGHPTKPLSHMDPESSPSLNTEHLPQSEHTNYLHGSQFSPNETSTTDSAGSSTTINSSTFVAEEEECMVDSQPICFKENPFLVANRKGKGRPPAEQILSGPPVGYGKQGQLQPWLFSKAPPSDFTRTDSPIRETPYSPTIQPPSHHSSNSSLCAGRETRFANVHYTSTPTARDDISSSTRPGAIQPVGRVRQSNSPATVDGHSPNPFQHGPSPFNSQTSDLYGVRNNFHPKQPSPESPSPSGKDSPEQRSFRDRQKYFEIDVKQQTPDKPKPRVSLVGEDDLKKMREEEERKFEQRAREYLLDEDDDDEEEDLAKQVAQMKASGKVLLDGVEYNVEPVSTPSQHCATPPSYCGSSGPSSVDGKGDSQRNSLEDSFRLEQRPNSMTGLIPVYPGETAAPIRTAKAERRHQERLRMQSPELAVAPDKDLSPAEKRALEAEKRAMWRAARPYGLEEDVRQYEQDLAKRLYQARVRASQGTAEAPQPPTSSCTSSSAASQLRMKSLEQDALKAQMVISKSRDGKKRGTLDQLTESPSPAPTPSPTPMEELSLRGLTSPGRLSLSSKKFDYRQFAAIPSSKPVYDIQSPDTGDDMQFINDSSSNPGPAASPEAEVPTPLPATSALEEMALYSNKRKLRQGRRSLETAVPT; from the exons CTGGGCAGCAATGAACTGGATGTTTTG CCGGACACCCTCGGTGCTCTCCCCAACCTGAGGGAGCTATGGCTAGACCGTAACCAGTTGTCCTCATTACCACCA gagCTAGGGAACCTCCGGAGACTGGTGTGTCTGGATGTGTCCGAGAATCGTCTGGAGGAGCTTCCCTCAGAGCTAAAAGGCCTCCTGGCTCTCACTGACCTGCTGCTCACACAGAACCTGCTGGAGGTCGTCCCAGACAGCATAG GCTGCCTGAAACAGCTGTCCATCTTGAAGGTGGACCAGAATAGACTGACCCACCTGACTGATTCAATAGGAGAGTGTGAAAACCTCACAGAACTCGTCTTGACAGAGAACCTTTTACAG TCACTTCCTCGCTCGCTGGGCAAGCTGAAGAAGCTGACCAACCTGAATGTAGACCGCAACCGTTTGGGCAGCGTTCCCAAAGAGCTGGGCGGCTGTGCCAGCCTCAACGTTCTCTCATTGAGAGACAACTGCCTGGGCAAACTGCCTGCTGAGCTTGCAGATGCCACTGAGCTGCATGTGCTGGATGTGGCTGGAAACAG ATTACAAAACCTGCCTTTTGCCCTGACAAACCTCAATCTGAAGGCCATGTGGCTTGCAGAGAACCAGTCACAGCCAATGCTCAAGTTCCAGACAGAGGATGACGAGCGCACAGGAGAGAAGGTGTTGACCTGCTATTTGCTGCCCCAGCAGCCTTCTTCGAGCCTAG AGAACTTACTGCAGAACAGTGTGGATGACAGCTGGACAGACAGCAACCTGAACCGAGTCTCAGTCATTCAGTTCCAGGAAGAGACcaaggctgaggaggaggatgatgaggcTGCTGCAGAGCGCAGA ggtCTTCAGCGCAGAGCCACGCCGCACCCAAGTGAGCTGAAGGTGATGAAGAAGGTGAttgaggagaggaggaatgaagCTTACACATCTAGACCTGATGGAGAAGAGTCTCCTGATCCACAG GAGAAGCGGCTCAGTGACCTCTCCAATCAGAGCCGTGACTCCCAGGTGTCCAATAGCACACTGTCGGCCACCTCTCATGAGGACAGGCAAAATGTGACTGCAGCCTCGCAGAGGGAGGACCTTGTAGACGGCCACTCCCctctggaggaggaagagctggATGAAATGGAGGTGGAGTACATTGAG CCTACTGTGCACTTTGCAGAGGAGCCCATCTTCCGTGGTGGGGATGAGGATGACGAGGAGGACGGTGAAGATGGTGAGAGGAGTGACGAGGAAGACGAGAGGCCGGCTTTCCCCGCAGAGAAGCAGCGTCTGATCAGAAAAGACACGCCACACTACAAGAAGCACTTCAAGATCACCAAGCTGCCCAAGCCCGAGGCCGTGGCTGCGCTGCTGCAGGGCTTCAGTCCTGACGGCCTCAACTCTGCGACACAGGCTGCTGAGGACGAGGATGAGGAAGAGCAAAGTGTATGCACTCCTCAGCACCATCACAGAATGGAGGAGCTTGAGGACAGCCGGCTCCAGGTCAACTCCAGTCAAGTAAAG GGGGTGTCATTTGATCAAGTCAATAATCTGCTGATTGAACCTGCTCGAATTGAGGAGGAAGAG CACACCTTGACCATCCAGCGACAAACGGGCGGCCTAGGTATCAGCATTGCTGGGGGGAAAGGATCTACTCCTTACAAAGGAGATGACGAG GGAATCTTCATCTCCAGGGTATCTGAGGAAGGTCCTGCAGCCAGAGCAGGGGTTAAAGTGGGAGACAAACTCCTAGAG GTGAATGGAGTGGACCTCCATGAAGCAGAACATCACACAGCAGTTGAAGCTCTTCGTAGCTCTGGTGCTACAGTGTCCATGACGGTGCTGCGGGAGCGTATGGTGGAGCCAGAGAACGCCATCACCACCACGCCACTGAGGCCAGAGGACGACTACTTCCCGCGGGAGAGACGGAGCAGTGGCCTAGCCTTCAACTTGGAGACGACTCCCAGCGGGCCTCAACAGCGGCTCTCCACCTGCCTGATCCGAAACGACAAGGGACTGGGATTCAGCATCGCAGGCGGCAAAGGCTCCACGCCCTACCGCACAGGAGACACG GGAATCTACATCTCTCGCATCGCAGAAGGGGGAGCagcacacagagacagcacaCTGCGAGTAGGCGACAGGGTGATCTCT ATCAATGGTGTAGACATGACAGAGGCCAGGCATGACCAGGCAGTAGCGCTCCTTACCGGCACCTCCCCCACCATCGCCCTCCTAGTGGAGCGAGACCCGAATGCACCAGGGGGTTCTCCAGGTCAATCCCGGGCTCGAGCCCACTCCCCTCCACCCCCAGAACCCTCAGATTCACCAGACCAGGAGGAGGACGGCCTTTCCCTTCACGGGAACCACCTGAGCCAAATGGAGGACGAGTATCCCATCGAG GAAGTGACCCTGATGAAGTCAGGTGGCCCTCTAGGCCTGAGCATTGTGGGAGGCAGTGATCATGCCAGTCACCCATTCGGGGTCAATGAACCTGGGGTGTTCATCTCGAAG GTGATTCCTCACGGTTTAGCATGTCAAAGTGGACTTCGTGTTGGGGACCGCATATTAGAAGTGAACACCATCGACCTGCGTCATGCCACTCACCAGGAAGCTGTGCGAGCCCTGCTGGCCAACAAGCAGGAGATCCGTATGTTGGTACGGAGGGACCCTTCACCGCCTGGGATGCAG GAAATTGTGATCCAGAAGCAGCCAGGGGAGAAGCTTGGCATCAGTATTCGTGGAGGGGCCAAGGGTCATGCAGGAAACCCCTTTGACGCCACAGATGAAGGCATCTTCATTTCTAAG GTGAGTTCGAGCGGTGCAGCAGCAAGAGACGGCCGACTGCAGGTTGGCATGCGTATTCTGGAGGTGAACAACCACAGCCTGCTGGGGATGACACACACGGAGGCAGTGCGAGTGCTCCGTGCTGTAGGAGACTCCCTGGTCATGCTGGTTTGTGACGGCTTCGACCCACGAAAAGAGACTGCTGTGGAG GCGTCTCCTGGCATCATTGCCAACCCATTCGCAACAGGCATCGTCCGTAAGAACAGCATGGAAAGCATCTCTTCTATAGACCGAGACCTGAGCCCAGAGGAGATGGACATCATGCAGAAG GAGTCTGAGATGGTGAGAGAGACGTCACAGTGGGAGCGAGAAGAGATGGAGAAGGTG GAGCGTATGCGCTTGGAGCGTGAGGAGGCAACTCGCCTGCTAGAAGAGGAGACTGAG aACATTGGCACTGGACCTCTAAAACTTGACTACAAAACCCTAGCTGCTCTGCCCACCACCAGTCTGCAGAAACTCAACAGG TTCTCTACTTCTCTAAGTCTGACTGCTCCCATGGAGGCCCCCCTGCAGGCCCAGTACGGAGCCCCTTTAGAGCCTCTGGGCTTCGGCTTAGGCCACCCCACTAAACCCCTCAGCCACATGGACCCCGAGTCCTCCCCCAGTCTGAACACAGAGCATCTGCCCCAGTCTGAACACACCAATTATCTTCATGGATCCCAGTTCTCCCCTAATGAGACCTCTACTACTGATAGTGCTGGCTCATCAACAACCATTAATTCATCAACATTTGTAGCTGAAGAAGAGGAATGCATGGTGGACTCTCAGCCGATCTGCTTTAAAGAGAACCCTTTCTTGGTGGCCAATCGCAAAGGAAAGGGCCGTCCACCTGCAGAGCAGATCCTGTCAGGGCCTCCTGTGGGCTACGGGAAGCAAGGCCAACTGCAGCCCTGGTTGTTCAGCAAG GCACCCCCTTCTGATTTCACCAGGACGGACAGCCCAATCAGGGAAACACCGTATTCTCCCACCATCCAACCG CCCAGCCACCACTCTTCCAACAGCTCCCTGTGTGCAGGCAGGGAGACCCGCTTC GCCAACGTTCATTACACCTCAACTCCTACTGCCAGGGATGATATTTCATCATCA ACGCGACCGGGTGCCATCCAGCCAGTTGGGCGTGTGCGGCAGAGTAACTCCCCCGCCACTGTGGATGGCCACAGTCCCAACCCCTTCCAGCATGGCCCCTCCCCCTTCAACTCCCAGACCTCT GACCTGTATGGTGTGAGGAACAATTTCCACCCAAAGCAACCTTCTCCAGAG AGTCCTTCTCCTAGTGGTAAGGACAGCCCAGAGCAGCGCTCTTTCAGGGACAGACAGAAGTATTTTGAGATTGACGTGAAGCAGCAAACACCAGACAAACCCAAACCTCGAGTCTCTCTTGTTGGAGAAGATGACCTCAAGAAaatgagggaggaggaag AGAGGAAGTTTGAGCAGCGGGCGCGGGAGTACCTGCTGGATGAAGATGACGACGACGAGGAGGAGGACCTGGCTAAACAGGTGGCGCAGATGAAGGCCTCTGGCAAAGTGTTGTTGGATGGAGTGGAGTACAACGTGGAGCCAGTATCCACCCCATCCCAGCACTGCGCCACACCACCAAGCTACTGTGGCAGCTCAGG gccTTCCTCTGTTGATGGTAAGGGAGACTCTCAGAGGAATTCATTGGAGGACAGCTTCAGGCTGGAGCAGAGGCCCAACTCCATGACTGG TCTGATCCCAGTGTACCCCGGGGAGACGGCGGCCCCCATCCGCACTGCCAAAGCAGAGCGAAGACACCAAGAGAGACTTCGTATGCAGAGCCCTGAGCTGGCTGTGGCCCCTGACAAGGACCTGTCCCCTGCTGAGAAACGAGCTCTGGAGGCCGAGAAGAGAGCCATGTGGAGGGCAGCACG GCCCTATGGCCTAGAGGAGGATGTTAGGCAGTATGAGCAGGACCTGGCTAAGAGGCTCTACCAGGCCCGAGTGAGGGCATCTCAGGGCACAGCAGAGGCCCCCCAgccccccacctcctcctgtacctcctcctctgcagcctCCCAGCTCAG AATGAAGTCTCTGGAGCAGGATGCACTGAAAGCACAGATGGTCATCTCCAAGTCTCGGGACGGGAAGAAACGTGGCACACTAGACCAACTGACGGAGTCACCCTCGCCCGCCCCCACACCTTCTCCAACACCTATGGAAG AACTCAGTCTTCGAGGACTAACCTCTCCAGGCAGGCTG TCCCTGTCGTCAAAGAAGTTTGACTACCGACAGTTTGCTGCCATTCCTTCTTCCAAACCCGTATACGACATCCAG TCCCCTGACACAGGCGATGACATGCAGTTCATCAACGACAGCTCCAGCAACCCAG GGCCTGCTGCAAGCCCTGAGGCTGAGGTACCCACCCCTCTGCCTGCCACCTCAGCCCTGGAGGAGATGGCCCTGTACAGCAACAAGCGCAAACTGAGGCAGGGCCGCCGCAGCCTGGAAACTGCTGTGCCCACGTAA